The Solanum lycopersicum chromosome 9, SLM_r2.1 genome window below encodes:
- the LOC101255534 gene encoding cullin-1 produces MALSQMKVIELEEGWEFMQRGITKLKKILEGQQHSFSSEEYMMLYTTIYNMCTQKPPNDYSQQLYEKYREAFVEYISSTVLPALRERHDEFMLREFVKRWANHKLMARWLSRFFHYLDRYFIARRSLPGLHEVGLMCFRDLIYQELNGKARDAVIVLIEQEREGEQIDRGLLKNVLDIFVGIGMGEMEYYENDFEEAMLKDTAAYYSRKASSWIVEDSCPDYMLKAEECLKKEKDRVSHYLHVLSETKLLEKVQNELLVVYTNQLLEKEHSGCRVLLRDDKVEDLSRMYRLFHRVPKGLEPVSNMFKQHVVAEGMVLVQQAEDTTNSKAESSGSGEQQVFVRKLIELHDKYMAYVTNCFANNSLFHKALKEAFEVFCNKIVSGCSSAELLASFCDNILKKGGSEKLSDDDIEETLDKVVKLLAYISDKDLFAEFYRKKLSRRLLFDKSANDDHERLILTKLKQQCGGQFTSKMEGMVTDLTLARENQNHFQEYLSNNPAASPGIDLTVTVLTTGFWPSYKSSDLCLPVEMVKCVEVFKEFYQTKTKHRKLTWIYSLGTCNINGKFDSKTIELILGTYQAAVLLLFNSSDRLSYSEIKSQLNLADDDLIRLLQSLSCAKYKILIKEPSNRTVSSSDHFEFNSKFTDRMRRIRVPLPPVDERKKVVEDVDKDRRYAIDACIVRIMKSRKVLPHQQLVLECVEQLSRMFKPDFKAIKKRIEDLITRDYLERDKENPNLFKYLA; encoded by the exons ATGGCACTGAGCCAGATGAAGGTTATTGAGTTGGAGGAAGGATGGGAATTTATGCAGAGGGGAATCActaaattgaagaaaattttaGAAGGACAACAACATTCTTTCAGCTCTGAAGAGTACATGATGCTCTACAC AACTATATATAACATGTGCACACAGAAGCCGCCAAATGATTACTCACAACAGTTGTATGAGAAGTACAGGGAAGCATTTGTAGAATATATCAGTTCTACA gtTCTGCCTGCTTTACGAGAGAGGCACGATGAGTTTATGTTGAGGGAGTTTGTGAAAAGATGGGCGAATCACAAACTTATGGCTAGGTGGCTCTCACGGTTCTTCCATTATCTCGACCGTTATTTTATTGCCCGAAGGTCGCTACCTGGACTTCATGAAGTTGGTCTGATGTGCTTCCGTGATCTG ATTTATCAGGAGTTGAACGGTAAAGCTAGAGATGCAGTTATTGTGTTG ATTGAACAAGAACGTGAGGGTGAGCAGATCGACAGGGGTCTACTGAAGAATGTGCTCGACATATTTGTTGGAATTGGCATGGGGGAAATGGAGTATTATGAGAATGATTTTGAAGAAGCGATGCTTAAAGATACTGCAGCTTATTATTCTCGGAAAGCTTCAAGTTGGATTGTGGAAGATTCTTGTCCAGATTATATGTTGAAG GCAGAGGAGTGcttgaagaaagagaaagataGAGTGTCTCATTATCTCCATGTTCTTAGTGAGACAAAACTTCTAGAG AAAGTGCAAAATGAATTGTTAGTTGTATATACCAATCAGTTACTTGAGAAGGAGCATTCTGGATGCCGAGTATTGCTAAGAGATGATAAG GTAGAGGATTTATCTCGAATGTATAGGCTATTCCATAGAGTCCCCAAGGGATTGGAACCTGTTTCAAATATGTTTAAGCAG CATGTCGTTGCTGAAGGCATGGTCTTGGTGCAACAAGCTGAAGATACGACAAATAGCAAG GCCGAAAGTTCAGGCTCAGGAGAGCAGCAG GTCTTCGTTAGAAAGTTGATTGAGCTTCACGATAAGTATATGGCTTATGTTACGAACTGTTTTGCTAATAACTCTCTCTTTCATAAG GCTCTCAAGGAGGCATTTGAGGTCTTCTGCAACAAAATTGTATCTGGTTGTTCAAGTGCGGAGCTCCTTGCTTCTTTTTGTGATAATATTCTTAAGAAAGGTGGGAGCGAAAAACTCAGTGATGATGATATTGAGGAGACCTTGGATAAG GTGGTCAAGCTTCTCGCTTATATTAGTGATAAAGACCTTTTTGCAGAGTTCTACAG GAAGAAGCTTTCTCGTCGACTGCTCTTCGATAAAAGTGCCAATGATGACCACGAAAGGCTTATCTTAACAAAGCTAAAGCAACAGTGTGGTGGGCAGTTCACATCAAAGATGGAGGGGATG GTGACAGACTTGACTTTGGCTAGGGAAAATCAAAACCATTTTCAAGAATATCTCAGCAACAACCCTGCCGCAAGTCCTGGAATTGATTTAACTGTCACAGTTCTTACAACTGGGTTCTGGCCTAGTTATAAATCTTCTGATTTGTGTCTCCCTGTGGAAATG GTGAAGTGTGTAGAAGTCTTCAAGGAATTCTATCAGACAAAAACGAAACACAGGAAATTGACATGGATTTATTCATTGGGTACGTGTAACATCAACGGGAAGTTTGATTCAAAAACCATTGAACTGATTCTGGGAACTTATCAG GCTGCTGTTTTGTTATTGTTTAATTCTTCAGATAGATTGAGTTACTCAGAAATCAAGAGTCAGTTAAATTTGGCTGATGATGACTTGATCAGATTGCTTCAGTCCCTTTCATGTGCCAAGTATAAAATTCTGATCAAGGAACCTAGCAATAGAACTGTTTCttcttctgatcattttgagtTCAACTCCAAGTTCACTGACAGGATGAGGCGGATTAGG GTCCCATTACCTCCTGTGGATGAAAGGAAAAAGGTAGTCGAGGATGTAGACAAAGATAGACGTTATGCAATTGATGCCTGTATCGTGCGCATTATGAAGAGTCGGAAAGTTCTTCCTCATCAACAACTAGTGTTGGAGTGTGTTGAGCAGTTGAGCCGAATGTTTAAG CCTGACTTCAAAGCAATCAAAAAGCGAATTGAAGATCTCATCACTAGAGATTACTTGGAAAGAGACAAAGAGAACCCGAATTTGTTCAAGTATTTAGCCTGA